One genomic segment of Mesoterricola silvestris includes these proteins:
- a CDS encoding rhodanese-like domain-containing protein: MPQLSNAEFTLLAALLVGLAWFILLRNRNRTPPLTQQQVAELRQRGALLLDVRSPGEFSQGHPKGARNIPLPELPQRLGDLDPKKPVLTCCASGVRSASARRLLLKAGFQEVHDVGPWTVLKP, encoded by the coding sequence ATGCCCCAGCTTTCCAACGCCGAATTCACCCTCCTGGCCGCGCTCCTGGTGGGCCTGGCCTGGTTCATCCTCCTGCGCAACCGCAACCGCACCCCCCCACTCACCCAGCAGCAGGTGGCCGAACTGCGCCAGCGGGGCGCCCTCCTCCTGGACGTGCGATCCCCGGGGGAGTTCTCCCAGGGGCACCCCAAGGGCGCCCGCAACATCCCCCTGCCCGAGCTCCCGCAACGCCTGGGGGACCTGGATCCCAAGAAGCCCGTGCTAACCTGCTGCGCCTCCGGCGTCCGGAGCGCCTCCGCCCGGCGGCTCCTCCTGAAGGCCGGCTTCCAGGAGGTGCACGACGTGGGCCCCTGGACCGTCCTGAAGCCTTGA
- a CDS encoding YciI family protein — MKYVCFGYLDTESWGKLPPSEQNAMIDRCFAYDDVLRKNGHWAGGEGLQGATTLSYREGKVTVSDGPYAETKELLGGFLILEARDLNQAIQLISNHPGIRMGRWEIRAVEDMGPMIEESERRRAGGK; from the coding sequence ATGAAATACGTTTGCTTCGGATACCTGGACACGGAGAGCTGGGGAAAGCTCCCGCCCAGTGAGCAGAACGCCATGATCGACCGGTGCTTCGCCTACGACGACGTGCTCCGGAAGAACGGCCACTGGGCGGGCGGGGAGGGCCTCCAGGGCGCCACCACCCTCAGCTACCGGGAGGGCAAGGTCACGGTGTCGGACGGCCCCTACGCCGAGACGAAGGAACTGCTGGGCGGCTTTTTGATTCTGGAGGCCCGGGATTTGAACCAGGCCATCCAGCTCATTTCGAACCACCCCGGCATCCGCATGGGGCGGTGGGAGATCCGGGCGGTGGAGGATATGGGGCCGATGATCGAGGAAAGCGAACGGCGGCGGGCTGGAGGGAAGTAG
- a CDS encoding RNA polymerase sigma factor — protein sequence MASPEPIPLVLDALYRGESRQVLATLIRLLGDFDAAEEAMHEAFRAALEQWPVEGVPARPRAWLVSTGRFKAIDALRRRAKFEAPLDALGEALLPAEPEEPDGGVETLPDDRLRLVFTCCHPLLGTEACVALTLREVCGLTTEEIARAFLVAPSTMAQRIVRAKAKIRNEGLPYEVPGAAELPGRLEAVLQVIYLVFNEGYSASSGQAVTRTDLSGEAIRLGRLLAALLPAPEVHGLLALMLFHESRRAARTSPSGDLVLLADQDRSLWNRALIQEGSGQVARALGSRRAGRYTLEAAIAAAHARAPGFEATPWGRIVGFYELLVRLDPSPVIRLNRAVAVAFRDGPGAGLALVDGILEGGELATYHLAHSARADFCRQLGRMDDARASYRTALSLARQDPERRFLEGRLEALG from the coding sequence ATGGCCTCACCTGAACCGATCCCCCTCGTCCTGGACGCACTCTACCGCGGCGAATCCCGCCAGGTGCTGGCCACGCTGATCCGGCTCCTGGGGGATTTCGATGCGGCGGAAGAGGCCATGCACGAGGCCTTCCGGGCTGCGCTGGAACAGTGGCCGGTGGAGGGGGTTCCGGCCAGGCCCCGGGCGTGGCTCGTTTCCACGGGGCGGTTCAAGGCCATCGATGCCCTGCGGCGGCGGGCGAAATTCGAAGCCCCCCTGGACGCGCTGGGGGAAGCGCTGCTTCCCGCCGAACCCGAGGAACCCGACGGCGGGGTGGAGACCCTCCCCGACGACCGGTTGCGGCTCGTCTTCACCTGCTGCCATCCCCTCCTGGGGACCGAGGCCTGCGTGGCCCTCACCCTGCGGGAGGTCTGCGGCCTCACCACCGAGGAGATCGCCCGGGCCTTCCTGGTGGCGCCCTCCACCATGGCCCAGCGCATCGTGCGGGCCAAGGCGAAGATCCGGAACGAGGGGCTTCCCTATGAGGTGCCGGGGGCGGCGGAACTTCCCGGGCGGCTGGAGGCCGTCCTGCAGGTGATCTACCTGGTGTTCAACGAGGGCTACTCGGCCTCATCCGGCCAGGCGGTGACCCGCACGGATCTTTCCGGGGAGGCCATCCGCCTGGGGCGGCTCCTGGCGGCCCTCCTGCCGGCCCCCGAGGTCCACGGCCTCCTCGCCCTCATGCTGTTCCACGAATCCCGGCGCGCGGCCCGGACCTCCCCGTCCGGGGATCTGGTCCTCCTGGCGGACCAGGACCGGAGCCTCTGGAACCGGGCGCTCATCCAGGAAGGCTCCGGGCAGGTGGCCCGGGCCCTGGGGTCCCGCCGGGCCGGGCGCTACACCCTGGAGGCGGCCATCGCCGCCGCCCATGCCCGGGCGCCCGGGTTCGAGGCCACCCCCTGGGGCCGCATCGTGGGCTTCTACGAGTTGCTGGTCCGGCTGGATCCCTCTCCGGTCATCCGCCTGAACCGGGCGGTGGCCGTGGCCTTCCGGGACGGGCCCGGCGCCGGGCTGGCCCTCGTCGACGGCATCCTGGAGGGGGGCGAGCTGGCCACCTACCACCTGGCCCACTCCGCCCGGGCCGATTTCTGCCGGCAACTGGGGCGGATGGACGATGCCCGCGCCTCCTACCGCACCGCGCTCTCCCTGGCCCGCCAGGACCCCGAGCGCCGGTTCCTGGAAGGCCGGCTGGAGGCCCTGGGCTGA
- the trxA gene encoding thioredoxin, translated as MKRTLPFLAAALLGCGTHPQAASQEPTVSKVVTLNAAAFPALKAQGKPVLIDFWAPWCGPCRTQGPIVEQVAEQLGDRAVVAKLNVDDERSLAAQFGVQAIPTLVVLKDGNLVQRFVGVQSAEVLKNALESAK; from the coding sequence GTGAAACGCACCCTGCCCTTCCTCGCCGCCGCCCTCCTGGGCTGCGGCACCCACCCCCAGGCCGCCTCCCAGGAGCCCACCGTGTCCAAGGTCGTCACCCTCAACGCCGCCGCCTTCCCCGCCCTCAAGGCCCAGGGCAAGCCCGTCCTCATCGATTTCTGGGCCCCCTGGTGCGGCCCCTGCCGCACCCAGGGCCCCATCGTGGAGCAGGTCGCTGAACAGCTCGGCGACCGCGCCGTGGTGGCCAAGCTCAACGTGGACGACGAACGGAGCCTCGCCGCGCAGTTCGGGGTCCAGGCCATTCCCACCCTCGTCGTCCTGAAGGACGGCAACCTCGTGCAGCGCTTCGTGGGCGTCCAGAGCGCCGAGGTCCTCAAGAACGCCCTCGAATCCGCCAAATAG
- a CDS encoding YgaP family membrane protein, which yields MNVDRIVHIFAGTVIMASLALGHWVSPWWFLLTLFVGVNLFQSGLTNWCLLSRILAKAGVPTQGSCGL from the coding sequence ATGAACGTCGACCGCATCGTCCACATCTTCGCCGGCACCGTCATCATGGCCAGCCTGGCCCTGGGCCACTGGGTGAGCCCCTGGTGGTTCCTGCTCACCCTCTTCGTGGGGGTCAATCTCTTCCAGAGCGGCCTCACCAACTGGTGCCTCCTGTCCCGCATCCTGGCCAAGGCGGGCGTGCCCACCCAGGGCAGCTGCGGCCTGTGA
- a CDS encoding 4Fe-4S dicluster domain-containing protein, with protein MANPKRYAMVLDSRKCIDCKACVVACKAENDVPPGVFRNRINAEHGGAFPRLRASFDPEQCHHCDNPSCVRVCPTGASFQREDGIVQVREADCIGCKYCMIACPYDARFFNEETRVVDKCTFCAHRVDRGELPACVETCPSKVRTFGDLTDPRSALHALLESRRYRVLKPQTGNGPQLYYLL; from the coding sequence ATGGCCAATCCCAAACGCTACGCGATGGTCCTGGACTCCAGGAAGTGCATCGACTGCAAGGCCTGCGTCGTGGCCTGCAAGGCCGAGAACGACGTGCCCCCGGGCGTCTTCCGCAACCGCATCAACGCCGAGCATGGCGGCGCCTTCCCGCGGCTGCGGGCCTCCTTCGACCCCGAGCAGTGCCACCACTGCGACAACCCCAGCTGCGTGCGGGTGTGCCCCACCGGGGCCAGCTTCCAGCGGGAGGACGGCATCGTCCAGGTGCGGGAGGCCGATTGCATCGGCTGCAAGTACTGCATGATCGCCTGCCCCTACGACGCGCGGTTCTTCAACGAGGAGACCCGGGTGGTGGACAAGTGCACCTTCTGCGCCCACCGGGTGGACCGGGGCGAGCTCCCGGCCTGCGTGGAGACCTGCCCGAGCAAGGTCCGCACCTTCGGCGACCTCACCGATCCCCGGAGCGCGCTGCACGCCCTCCTGGAGAGCCGGCGCTACCGCGTCCTGAAACCCCAGACGGGCAACGGCCCCCAGCTGTACTACCTCCTGTAG
- a CDS encoding ArsR/SmtB family transcription factor has protein sequence MDHAPLSDPMIEEVSRLFLALGDPSRLKILRCLLEAQAPMSQGAIAEATSLSQANASKHLAFLVRVGLANREPQGNVVYFSPVMPLVGEVCDLVCGHVAERVKAAYHALG, from the coding sequence ATGGACCACGCCCCCCTGAGCGACCCCATGATCGAGGAGGTGAGCCGCCTCTTCCTGGCCCTGGGTGACCCCTCCCGCCTCAAGATCCTCCGCTGCCTCCTGGAGGCCCAGGCCCCCATGAGCCAGGGCGCCATCGCCGAGGCCACCTCCCTCTCCCAGGCCAACGCCAGCAAGCACCTCGCCTTCCTGGTGCGGGTGGGCCTGGCGAACCGGGAGCCCCAGGGCAACGTCGTGTACTTCTCCCCGGTGATGCCCCTGGTGGGAGAGGTGTGCGACCTGGTGTGCGGCCATGTCGCCGAGCGCGTGAAAGCCGCCTACCACGCCCTCGGCTAG
- the nrfD gene encoding NrfD/PsrC family molybdoenzyme membrane anchor subunit, which yields MREPVWEFLIVNYLFLGGLSAGIFFVSAFCTWLQTDGKPVYPRIARTGALLAPWPVALGSFLLIFDLGKWWRFWKLFVIFRWESPMSIGSWLLLVFTGITLVNLFAWLTEDERNALFARIPARTPGRARILALNRDLGSWKRRLAMLGFPFAIGVGIYTGVLLGAVQARPFWNTNLVAQLFLFSALSTGTAALILARMVEKGPRDLAEFRFLYTLDICLILLEFFIVLPYLIHGQLSVLAVREALSLVLGGPFTFIFWGLFLGAGLLLPLAIELWEFKPVLMGSGTLHITRGLAMTAAGLVIFGGYVLRYVFVFAGQASGFR from the coding sequence ATGCGCGAACCGGTCTGGGAATTCCTCATCGTCAACTACCTGTTCCTGGGCGGCCTGTCCGCCGGGATCTTCTTCGTGTCCGCCTTCTGCACCTGGCTGCAGACCGACGGAAAGCCCGTCTACCCCCGCATCGCCCGCACCGGGGCCCTCCTGGCCCCGTGGCCCGTGGCCCTGGGCTCCTTCCTGCTGATATTCGACCTGGGCAAGTGGTGGAGGTTCTGGAAGCTCTTCGTGATCTTCCGTTGGGAGTCGCCCATGTCCATCGGCTCCTGGCTCCTGCTGGTCTTCACGGGCATCACCCTGGTGAACCTCTTTGCCTGGCTCACGGAGGACGAGCGCAACGCCCTCTTCGCGCGGATTCCCGCACGGACCCCCGGGCGGGCCCGGATCCTGGCCCTGAACCGGGACCTGGGCAGTTGGAAGCGGCGGCTGGCGATGCTGGGCTTTCCCTTCGCCATCGGCGTGGGCATCTACACCGGCGTGCTCCTGGGCGCCGTGCAGGCCCGGCCCTTCTGGAACACGAACCTGGTGGCCCAGCTCTTCCTCTTCAGCGCCCTGAGCACCGGCACCGCCGCGCTGATCCTGGCGCGGATGGTGGAGAAGGGTCCCAGGGACCTGGCGGAGTTCCGGTTCCTGTACACCCTGGACATCTGCCTGATCCTGCTGGAATTCTTCATCGTCCTGCCCTACCTGATCCACGGGCAGCTGTCGGTCCTGGCCGTGCGCGAAGCCCTCTCCCTCGTCCTGGGCGGGCCCTTCACCTTCATTTTCTGGGGGCTTTTCCTGGGGGCGGGGCTGCTGCTGCCCCTGGCCATCGAGCTGTGGGAATTCAAGCCGGTCCTCATGGGGAGCGGAACGCTGCACATCACCCGCGGCCTGGCCATGACCGCGGCGGGGCTGGTGATCTTCGGAGGGTACGTGTTGAGGTACGTGTTCGTCTTCGCGGGGCAGGCCAGCGGGTTCAGGTGA
- a CDS encoding DUF6132 family protein: MLNLFFAKRLALGLLVGGGLGLGYWKLVGCSTGTCPLTATPLRALIYGAVLGTIWALGGSPRS, translated from the coding sequence ATGCTGAACCTCTTCTTCGCCAAACGCCTGGCCCTGGGCCTCCTCGTGGGGGGCGGCCTGGGCCTGGGCTACTGGAAGCTCGTCGGGTGCAGCACCGGCACCTGCCCCCTCACCGCCACCCCCCTGCGGGCCCTGATCTACGGCGCCGTCCTCGGCACCATCTGGGCCCTGGGCGGCTCTCCCCGGTCCTGA
- a CDS encoding molybdopterin-containing oxidoreductase family protein codes for MDRRLFLQLVGAGGFAATSIGCPKFFARAKRVPEPPVGPGVPTTCELCPNKCSVLATVRRGRIHKLNPNPENPKSRNMLCARGNAAIQQVYDPDRLKQPMIRVGARGEGKWKAATWDEAFDFAAKKLAETKAKHGPEGTLWSSTEGFQEVFFKNLGLAFGSPNILRHPSLCLASVNLAYSMTFGTVPSFDLQNAKYVIMAGANRFESIITPDTMDLIGGVMERKAKFVYLDPRFTVTASKADEWYPIKPGTDMAFILAMIHVIIREDRCDKAFLDQWTLGFDQLVEHVKPYTPEFAEAETGIPAREITRIAREFADAGHRAVFYAGRRSSWYQNDFQMRRAQAILNTIVGNWDREGGMVPNRKVAKGEFMFLPWDDPKAPRVDEVEKNFPLTSAKDGVYLQTRENVLKGAPYPVKAWMIYKQDPLNAVPDQGKTLRMMEAMDFIGVVDIAMSDTAWYADVVFPESHYLERTDPIEVMPGIWPAAVLRQQVIKPIHDTLPMLEIAQGLARRLGLSEYFDYTIDQWIEAEAKELPVENGLEYMKKHGVVAFSEPKYGTTRNAAYRFVTKSGKIEIFSERLAEAGHDPLPVYAPPAQPPAGRFRMILGRKATITHAALAGLPWLHEQIPENDLWINQDQASRMGIRTGDLVEVTSTAGTVRIKARATEEIRPDCVFMLHGFGKKSPWLKRVYNVGAADAVLLETAWDKVSGNAAMHETFVNVVKV; via the coding sequence ATGGACCGGCGTCTTTTCCTGCAGCTCGTTGGCGCCGGCGGCTTCGCCGCCACGAGCATCGGCTGCCCGAAATTCTTCGCGCGGGCCAAGCGCGTGCCCGAGCCCCCCGTGGGCCCGGGGGTGCCCACCACCTGCGAACTGTGCCCCAACAAGTGCTCGGTGCTGGCCACGGTGCGCAGGGGCCGCATCCACAAGCTCAACCCCAACCCCGAGAACCCCAAGTCCCGCAACATGCTCTGCGCCCGGGGCAACGCGGCCATCCAGCAGGTGTACGATCCCGACCGCCTCAAGCAGCCCATGATCCGCGTGGGGGCCCGGGGCGAAGGGAAGTGGAAGGCCGCCACCTGGGACGAGGCCTTCGATTTCGCGGCCAAAAAGCTCGCCGAGACCAAGGCCAAGCACGGCCCCGAGGGCACCCTGTGGTCCAGCACCGAGGGCTTCCAGGAAGTGTTCTTCAAGAACCTGGGCCTGGCCTTCGGCAGCCCCAATATCCTGCGGCACCCTTCGCTTTGCCTGGCCTCCGTGAACCTGGCCTACTCCATGACCTTCGGCACGGTGCCCAGCTTCGATCTGCAGAACGCCAAGTACGTGATCATGGCCGGGGCCAACCGCTTCGAGAGCATCATCACCCCCGACACCATGGACCTCATCGGCGGGGTCATGGAACGGAAGGCCAAGTTCGTGTACCTGGACCCGCGCTTCACCGTCACCGCCTCCAAGGCCGACGAGTGGTACCCCATCAAGCCCGGCACCGACATGGCCTTCATCCTGGCCATGATCCACGTGATCATCCGGGAGGACCGCTGCGACAAGGCCTTCCTGGACCAGTGGACCCTGGGCTTCGACCAGCTGGTGGAGCACGTGAAGCCCTACACGCCGGAATTCGCCGAGGCGGAGACCGGGATCCCCGCCCGGGAGATCACCCGCATCGCCCGGGAGTTCGCGGACGCGGGCCACCGGGCCGTCTTCTACGCGGGCCGGCGCTCCAGCTGGTACCAGAACGATTTCCAGATGCGGCGGGCCCAGGCCATCCTCAACACCATCGTGGGCAACTGGGACCGGGAGGGGGGCATGGTGCCCAACCGCAAGGTGGCCAAGGGCGAGTTCATGTTCCTGCCCTGGGACGACCCCAAGGCTCCCCGGGTGGACGAGGTGGAGAAGAACTTCCCCCTCACCTCCGCCAAGGACGGCGTCTACCTCCAGACCCGGGAGAACGTCCTCAAGGGCGCGCCCTACCCGGTGAAGGCCTGGATGATCTACAAGCAGGACCCCCTCAACGCCGTCCCGGACCAGGGCAAGACCCTGCGGATGATGGAGGCCATGGACTTCATCGGCGTGGTGGACATCGCCATGAGCGACACCGCCTGGTACGCCGACGTGGTGTTCCCCGAAAGCCACTACCTGGAGCGCACCGACCCCATCGAGGTGATGCCCGGGATCTGGCCCGCCGCCGTGCTGCGCCAGCAGGTGATCAAGCCCATCCACGACACCCTCCCCATGCTGGAGATCGCCCAGGGCCTGGCCCGGCGCCTGGGGCTCTCGGAGTACTTCGACTACACCATCGACCAGTGGATCGAGGCCGAGGCCAAGGAACTCCCCGTGGAGAACGGCCTGGAGTACATGAAGAAGCACGGGGTGGTGGCCTTCAGCGAACCCAAGTACGGCACCACCCGCAACGCCGCCTACCGCTTCGTCACCAAGAGCGGGAAGATCGAGATCTTCTCGGAGCGCCTGGCCGAGGCGGGCCACGACCCGCTGCCGGTGTACGCCCCGCCGGCCCAGCCCCCCGCGGGCAGGTTCCGCATGATCCTGGGCCGCAAGGCCACCATCACCCACGCCGCCCTGGCCGGACTGCCCTGGCTCCACGAGCAGATCCCCGAGAACGATCTCTGGATCAACCAGGACCAGGCCTCCCGCATGGGCATCCGCACCGGCGACCTGGTGGAGGTCACCAGCACCGCCGGCACCGTGCGCATCAAGGCCCGGGCCACGGAGGAGATCCGCCCGGACTGCGTCTTCATGCTCCACGGCTTCGGCAAGAAATCGCCCTGGCTCAAGCGGGTGTACAACGTGGGCGCGGCGGACGCGGTGCTGCTGGAGACCGCATGGGACAAGGTGAGCGGCAACGCCGCCATGCACGAGACGTTCGTCAACGTGGTGAAGGTGTGA
- a CDS encoding efflux RND transporter permease subunit, with protein MNGAPRLGLAGRMAKGFLRSKLTPLIVLASLMLGAMAVVLTPREEEPQIIVPMVDLYVPFPGASPREVEAQVTTPLEKRLWGIPGVEYLYGTSRPGMALVTVRFKVNEPQEPSLVKVHQELAAHPEILPAGAMKPIVRLQTIDDVPFLTLTLHGEGQTPGQLRRVGEVLARELSAVPDTAQARVIGGARRMVRIEPDPDRLRALGMSLAELQPALQSAEAQLPAGALVDHNRRTTLEASGFVLEARELNRLVVGVRNQKPVYLADVATVSDGPDPEPPVVLYGAQGTLENAVTIALSKRAGSNATALSRLALDKVEALRGSVLPRSLKVDVTRDYGETAGDKSNELIEHLLIATLSVIALILLAMGWRSAVVVGVAVPVTLALTLLLTYLLGYTLNRVTLFALIFSIGILVDDAIVVVENIHRHMHLPGPRRSFAATVVEAVDEVGNPTILATFAVIAAILPMAFVRGLMGPYMRPIPVGASLAMLFSLAIAFVISPWAALKIFRKEAHLPEVDESGLHPASDEKEPPEPDHDHEGSPEDLGTRIYRKVMRALLTSPKVRLGFLAAVLAMLGGAMALVGTGLVKVKMLPFDNKSEFMVQLDLPAGTPREDALALGQQLARRLMAEPVVRNVQVYAQEAAPYTFVGMVRHSFLRQDASQVDIQVNLVAKGDRKEQSHAIATRLRPELEKFTVPAGARMKVVEIPPGPPVLDTVVAEIYGPTPAERARYGAEVLKAFRSVDGVVDVDSTLNPTDPKISLVLDREKAALHGVAPALVVQSLSMAGQGMPAGTFHVLEGSSQVPVVVQLASNRRRDLRDLLQLAVPGPRGMVPLSELVTVKEGLEEADIFHKNLMPVTYVFGDLAGKIESPVYALAALGKKIDAIPGTQGRAVARLGLSHPSSTEDLVMKWDGEWHITLEVFRDLGLAFAAVLVLIFVLVVGWFESFTIPFVILVPIPLSLIGIIPAHGMLGAFFTATSMIGFIAGAGIIVRNSIILVDFIELKLSEGMALESAVEEAGVVRFRPMLLTAAAVMVGSSVMLADPIFQGLAISLMSGEVAATLLSRLAVPVLYYLVARRGRAAELQRKASHPEEQS; from the coding sequence ATGAACGGCGCGCCCCGGCTGGGCCTCGCCGGAAGGATGGCCAAGGGTTTCCTCCGCAGCAAGCTGACCCCCCTCATCGTCCTCGCCTCGCTCATGCTGGGCGCCATGGCCGTGGTCCTCACCCCCCGCGAGGAGGAGCCGCAGATCATCGTGCCCATGGTGGACCTCTACGTGCCCTTCCCCGGGGCCAGCCCCCGGGAGGTGGAGGCCCAGGTCACCACGCCCCTGGAAAAGCGCCTCTGGGGCATCCCGGGCGTCGAGTACCTCTACGGCACGAGCCGGCCCGGCATGGCGCTGGTCACCGTGCGCTTCAAGGTCAACGAGCCCCAGGAGCCCAGCCTGGTGAAGGTGCACCAGGAGCTGGCGGCCCATCCCGAGATCCTCCCGGCCGGGGCCATGAAGCCCATCGTGCGCCTCCAGACCATCGACGACGTGCCCTTCCTCACCCTCACCCTCCACGGCGAGGGCCAGACCCCGGGCCAGCTGAGGCGCGTGGGCGAGGTGCTGGCCCGGGAGCTCTCCGCGGTGCCCGACACCGCCCAGGCCCGGGTCATCGGCGGGGCGCGGCGCATGGTGCGCATCGAGCCCGACCCCGACCGGCTGCGGGCCCTGGGCATGTCCCTGGCGGAACTGCAGCCCGCCCTCCAGAGCGCCGAGGCCCAGCTGCCCGCGGGCGCCCTGGTGGACCACAACCGCCGCACCACGCTGGAGGCTTCGGGCTTCGTGCTCGAGGCCCGCGAGCTCAACCGCCTCGTGGTGGGCGTGCGCAACCAGAAACCGGTGTACCTGGCCGATGTGGCCACGGTTTCCGACGGCCCCGATCCCGAACCTCCGGTGGTGCTCTACGGCGCCCAGGGGACCCTCGAGAACGCCGTCACCATCGCCCTTTCCAAGCGCGCCGGCTCCAACGCCACGGCCCTGTCCCGCCTGGCCCTGGACAAGGTGGAGGCCCTCCGGGGCTCCGTCCTGCCCCGCTCCCTCAAGGTGGACGTCACCCGGGACTACGGCGAGACCGCCGGCGACAAGTCCAACGAGCTCATCGAGCACCTCCTCATCGCCACCCTTTCGGTCATCGCCCTGATCCTGCTCGCCATGGGCTGGCGCTCGGCGGTGGTGGTGGGCGTGGCGGTGCCCGTGACCCTCGCCCTCACGCTGCTGCTCACCTACCTCCTGGGCTACACCCTGAACCGGGTGACGCTCTTCGCCCTCATCTTCTCCATCGGCATCCTGGTGGACGACGCCATCGTGGTGGTGGAGAACATCCATAGGCACATGCACCTGCCCGGGCCGCGGCGATCATTCGCGGCCACGGTGGTGGAGGCCGTGGACGAGGTTGGCAACCCCACCATCCTGGCCACCTTCGCGGTCATCGCCGCCATCCTGCCCATGGCCTTCGTGCGGGGCCTCATGGGGCCCTACATGCGCCCGATCCCCGTGGGCGCGAGCCTGGCCATGCTCTTCAGCCTCGCCATCGCCTTCGTCATCAGCCCCTGGGCCGCGCTGAAGATCTTCCGCAAGGAGGCCCACCTCCCCGAGGTGGACGAATCCGGCCTCCACCCGGCCTCGGACGAGAAGGAACCCCCCGAACCCGACCACGACCACGAAGGCTCCCCGGAGGACCTGGGCACGCGCATCTACCGCAAGGTGATGCGGGCCCTCCTCACCAGCCCCAAGGTGCGCCTGGGCTTCCTGGCGGCGGTCCTGGCCATGCTGGGCGGCGCCATGGCCCTGGTGGGCACCGGCCTCGTGAAGGTCAAGATGCTGCCCTTCGACAACAAGTCCGAATTCATGGTCCAACTGGACCTGCCCGCGGGCACCCCCCGGGAGGACGCCCTGGCCCTGGGCCAGCAGCTGGCAAGGCGCCTCATGGCCGAGCCCGTCGTGCGCAACGTCCAGGTCTACGCCCAGGAGGCCGCGCCCTACACCTTCGTGGGCATGGTGCGCCACAGCTTCCTCCGCCAGGACGCGAGCCAGGTGGACATCCAGGTGAACCTGGTGGCCAAGGGCGACCGCAAGGAACAGAGCCACGCCATCGCCACCCGGCTGCGCCCCGAGCTGGAGAAGTTCACCGTCCCCGCCGGCGCCCGCATGAAGGTCGTGGAGATCCCCCCCGGACCTCCGGTGCTGGATACCGTGGTGGCCGAGATCTACGGCCCCACCCCCGCCGAGCGCGCCCGGTACGGCGCCGAGGTCCTCAAGGCCTTCCGCTCCGTGGACGGCGTGGTGGACGTGGACTCCACCCTCAATCCCACCGATCCCAAGATCAGCCTCGTGCTGGACCGGGAGAAAGCCGCCCTGCACGGCGTGGCCCCGGCCCTGGTGGTGCAGTCCCTCTCCATGGCGGGCCAGGGCATGCCCGCGGGCACCTTCCACGTCCTGGAGGGCTCCTCCCAGGTGCCCGTGGTGGTCCAGCTGGCATCGAACCGCCGGCGCGACCTGCGCGACCTCCTGCAGCTGGCCGTGCCCGGCCCCCGGGGCATGGTCCCCCTGTCCGAGCTGGTGACGGTGAAGGAGGGCCTGGAGGAGGCCGACATCTTCCACAAGAACCTCATGCCCGTCACCTACGTCTTCGGCGACCTGGCCGGGAAGATCGAAAGCCCCGTCTACGCCCTGGCCGCCCTGGGCAAGAAGATCGACGCCATTCCCGGCACCCAGGGCCGCGCCGTGGCGCGCCTGGGCCTCTCCCACCCCTCGTCCACGGAGGACCTGGTCATGAAGTGGGACGGGGAGTGGCACATCACCCTGGAGGTCTTCCGGGACCTGGGCCTGGCCTTCGCGGCGGTGCTGGTGCTGATCTTCGTGCTGGTGGTGGGGTGGTTCGAGAGCTTCACGATCCCCTTCGTGATCCTGGTGCCCATCCCCCTCTCCCTCATCGGCATCATCCCCGCCCACGGGATGCTCGGAGCCTTCTTCACGGCCACCAGCATGATCGGCTTCATCGCCGGCGCCGGGATCATCGTGCGCAATTCCATCATCCTGGTGGACTTCATCGAGCTGAAACTCTCCGAGGGCATGGCGCTGGAAAGCGCCGTGGAGGAGGCCGGCGTGGTGCGGTTCAGGCCCATGCTGCTCACCGCGGCGGCCGTGATGGTGGGCTCCTCGGTGATGCTGGCGGACCCCATCTTCCAGGGGCTGGCCATCAGCCTCATGTCCGGGGAGGTGGCCGCGACGCTCCTGTCGCGTCTCGCCGTCCCCGTGCTCTACTACCTCGTCGCACGCCGGGGCCGCGCCGCGGAACTCCAGCGCAAGGCGTCCCATCCCGAGGAGCAATCGTGA